Proteins encoded by one window of Esox lucius isolate fEsoLuc1 chromosome 4, fEsoLuc1.pri, whole genome shotgun sequence:
- the zdhhc9 gene encoding palmitoyltransferase ZDHHC9, translating to MAMLLRTSFSDPGVLPRALPEEATFIEMEIEAANGNVPAGQRPPPRIRNVQINGQIVKLKYCYTCKIFRPPRASHCSICDNCVDRFDHHCPWVGNCVGKRNYRYFYLFTLSLSLLTIYIFTFDIVHVVLRSVDSGFVKTLQDTPGTVLEVLVCFFTLWSVVGLTGFHTYLISLNQTTNEDIKGSWSGKNRVQNPYSHKNILKNCCEVLCGPAYPSVLDRRGLMRDDLPITSSAAVPAIRSNPVPQTTKTTAPLIPNEHTPDDTKPSIADTTNPHAEKSSPSPKEEKQPTLYKALPIPKSPPTPAKVPPLASPETDAEASVIIAREKAL from the exons AGGCGGCCAATGGGAATGTCCCGGCTGGGCAGCGGCCTCCACCTCGGATCCGCAACGTCCAAATCAACGGGCAGATCGTGAAACTCAAGTACTGCTACACCTGCAAGATCTTCCGACCGCCTCGTGCCTCACACTGCAgtatttgtgacaactgcgtgG ATCGTtttgaccaccactgtccctgGGTGGGGAACTGCGTAGGCAAGAGGAACTACCGGTACTTCTACCTGTTcaccctgtccttgtctctgCTCACTATTTACATCTTCACCTTCGACATCGTGCACGTGGTGTTGC GTTCGGTGGACTCTGGGTTTGTGAAGACGCTACAAGACACACCTGGGAC TGTGCTGGAAGTGCTGGTCTGCTTCTTCACCTTGTGGTCAGTGGTGGGACTGACTGGCTTCCATACCTACTTGATCTCCCTTAACCAGACCACCAATGAGGAT ataaaaGGTTCGTGGTCTGGAAAGAACCGAGTGCAGAACCCCTACAGCCACAAGAACATCCTCAAGAACTGCTGTGAAGTGTTGTGTGGGCCTGCCTACCCCAG TGTCTTGGACAGAAGAGGGCTTATGCGGGATGATTTGCCTATTACTTCATCTGCTGCCGTGCCTGCCATCAGGAGCAATCCAGTGCCACAGACCACA AAAACCACAGCTCCACTCATCCCAAACGAGCACACTCCTGATGATACTAAGCCCAGCATCGCAGACACCACCAATCCCCATGCAGAGAAAAGCAGCCCCTCGCCCAAAGAGGAGAAGCAGCCCACTCTGTACAAAGCCCTGCCCATCCCTAAATCTCCGCCCACTCCCGCCAAAGTCCCGCCCCTGGCCTCACCTGAAACTGATGCTGAGGCGTCCGTCATTATTGCCAGGGAGAAGGCACTCTAG